A region from the Paraurantiacibacter namhicola genome encodes:
- a CDS encoding TonB-dependent receptor encodes MTKRNFKLAAFGSTAMAFALLVPGIAQAQTTQPTNVDDQVEDGTPVSDEEPENTILVTGFRASLQNDVNEKRRSDQIVESVSAEDIGKLPDNSIGESIARLPGLTSQRLNGRANVIAVRGFGPDFSQTLLNGREQTSLGDARAVEFDQYPSEIVSQVVVYKSPTAQLVGQGLVGTIDIRTVRPLEVGERVLAIGARGSYADLGKLNAGSTEFGYRANATYIDQFADDTVGVSLSASYVDEPYQLQEFNAWGYGGFNGAAIIGGSKSFVTSTQLKRLGLSGTLQFQATPNFTVTVDGFYSDFEDDQIKRGIELPLGFGAFGVSTDPVATIEDGVVTSGTFNNVRGVIRNDVFSKEADLLSGGINLEYEKDGWLAWFDFGYSRTDREELSFESYAGTGYNQSGPSDTIGFQTGETGTFFNPTLDYSDPTQIVLTDPLGWGGSRIQAGYFNNRIVDDELMQYRFHLEREFAGPLTSVAIGASYVNRDKSLLADESFIMLSGGVSEATIPSNILLESTDLTYLGLGPVVSYDPRELIAAGVYMLDPNTAQDVLSKNYSISEDLLTIYAQANFETSFTGGVLTGNFGLQVISADQTSTGLIFTPTGPQSVELGTDYLDWLPSLNVSARFDSDFVVRFAASKQIMRPRLDDMRVSIGYGINNSFNPPIIEGGGGNPFLQPYRATAFDLNFEKYFGLGGVVSLQLFYKDIQSYIADGRFVFDFGGFPPPTGPAVASTVGILNTKINTGGGFLYGAELAVTLPFETFTPALEGFGVTGGVSLTETEVTDANGNIAEIPGYSKWVANGTLYYDNNGINVRGSVRHRSTFRGDFTGFGGNLQRKQAKAETIYDAQIGYDFQSGSLEGLSIYLQGQNLSDEPFVSLAAPGLDRQVTDYQVYGRRFLAGFTYKF; translated from the coding sequence GTGACCAAGCGCAATTTCAAGCTCGCCGCGTTCGGCAGCACCGCAATGGCCTTCGCCTTGCTCGTGCCCGGCATCGCCCAGGCCCAGACCACCCAGCCGACGAATGTCGACGACCAGGTCGAAGACGGCACGCCGGTGTCCGACGAAGAACCGGAAAACACCATCCTGGTGACCGGCTTTCGCGCCAGCCTGCAGAACGACGTCAATGAGAAGCGCCGTTCCGACCAGATCGTCGAATCGGTTTCCGCCGAAGACATCGGCAAGCTGCCCGACAACTCGATCGGCGAATCGATTGCCCGCCTTCCCGGCCTCACCTCGCAGCGCCTCAACGGCCGCGCGAATGTGATCGCGGTCCGCGGCTTCGGCCCCGACTTCTCGCAGACGCTGCTGAATGGCCGCGAGCAGACTTCGCTGGGCGATGCCCGCGCAGTCGAATTCGACCAGTATCCCTCTGAAATCGTCAGCCAGGTCGTCGTCTACAAGTCGCCGACCGCACAGCTGGTGGGCCAGGGCCTTGTCGGCACGATCGACATCCGCACGGTTCGCCCGCTGGAAGTGGGTGAACGCGTCCTCGCCATCGGTGCCCGCGGTTCCTATGCCGACCTCGGCAAGCTGAACGCCGGTTCGACCGAATTCGGCTACCGCGCCAACGCAACCTACATCGACCAGTTCGCAGACGACACGGTCGGCGTCTCGCTGTCCGCATCCTATGTGGACGAGCCTTACCAGCTGCAGGAATTCAACGCCTGGGGTTACGGCGGCTTCAACGGCGCGGCCATCATCGGCGGCTCCAAGAGCTTCGTGACATCCACCCAGCTGAAGCGCCTCGGCCTGTCCGGCACGCTGCAGTTCCAGGCGACGCCGAACTTCACGGTCACCGTGGACGGCTTCTATTCCGACTTCGAAGACGACCAGATCAAGCGCGGCATCGAACTGCCGCTCGGCTTCGGCGCGTTCGGCGTCAGCACGGATCCGGTTGCCACCATCGAGGACGGTGTCGTGACCAGCGGCACGTTCAACAACGTGCGCGGCGTTATCCGTAACGATGTCTTCAGCAAGGAAGCAGACCTGCTTTCCGGCGGCATCAACCTGGAATACGAGAAGGACGGCTGGCTGGCCTGGTTCGACTTCGGTTATTCGCGCACCGACCGTGAAGAGCTGAGCTTCGAAAGCTATGCAGGCACGGGTTACAACCAGTCCGGCCCGTCCGATACGATCGGTTTCCAGACCGGCGAAACCGGCACGTTCTTCAACCCGACGCTCGATTACAGCGACCCCACGCAGATCGTCCTGACGGACCCGCTGGGCTGGGGTGGCTCGCGCATCCAGGCCGGTTACTTCAACAACCGCATCGTCGATGACGAACTGATGCAGTACCGTTTCCACCTGGAGCGTGAATTTGCCGGTCCGCTGACCTCGGTCGCCATCGGTGCAAGCTACGTCAACCGCGACAAGTCGCTGTTGGCGGACGAAAGCTTCATCATGCTGTCCGGCGGCGTCTCCGAAGCGACGATCCCCAGCAACATCCTGCTGGAATCCACGGACCTGACCTATCTCGGCCTCGGCCCGGTCGTCAGCTACGATCCGCGTGAGCTGATCGCTGCAGGCGTCTACATGCTCGATCCGAACACCGCGCAGGACGTGCTGTCGAAGAACTACTCGATCTCGGAAGACCTGCTGACGATCTATGCGCAGGCCAATTTCGAAACGAGCTTCACCGGCGGTGTGCTCACCGGTAACTTCGGCCTGCAGGTCATCTCTGCCGATCAGACGTCCACCGGCCTGATCTTCACGCCGACCGGCCCGCAGTCCGTGGAACTGGGTACCGATTACCTCGACTGGCTGCCCAGCCTGAACGTTTCGGCCCGCTTCGACAGCGATTTCGTGGTCCGCTTTGCTGCTTCCAAGCAGATCATGCGCCCGCGTCTCGACGACATGCGCGTGTCCATCGGCTATGGCATCAACAACAGCTTCAACCCGCCGATCATCGAAGGCGGGGGCGGCAACCCGTTCCTGCAGCCTTACCGGGCAACGGCCTTCGACCTGAACTTCGAGAAGTATTTCGGCCTGGGCGGCGTGGTCTCGCTCCAGCTGTTCTACAAGGACATCCAGAGCTACATCGCCGATGGCCGCTTCGTGTTCGACTTCGGTGGCTTCCCGCCCCCGACCGGTCCGGCCGTCGCGTCCACCGTTGGTATCCTGAATACCAAGATCAACACCGGTGGCGGCTTCCTCTACGGTGCCGAACTCGCAGTGACCCTGCCGTTCGAAACCTTCACCCCGGCGCTTGAAGGCTTCGGTGTGACGGGCGGCGTCTCGCTGACCGAAACGGAAGTGACCGACGCCAACGGCAACATCGCGGAGATCCCCGGCTACTCCAAGTGGGTCGCCAACGGTACGCTGTACTACGATAACAACGGCATCAACGTTCGCGGCAGCGTGCGTCACCGTTCGACCTTCCGCGGCGATTTCACCGGCTTCGGTGGCAATCTGCAGCGCAAGCAGGCGAAGGCGGAAACGATCTACGATGCGCAGATCGGTTACGACTTCCAGAGCGGTTCGCTCGAAGGCCTGTCGATCTACCTGCAGGGCCAGAACCTGTCGGACGAGCCGTTCGTGTCGCTCGCCGCACCGGGCCTGGACCGCCAGGTGACTGACTATCAGGTCTACGGCCGCCGCTTCCTGGCCGGTTTCACCTACAAGTTCTGA
- a CDS encoding LacI family DNA-binding transcriptional regulator yields the protein MGRKPSGRPTSFDIAYEAGVSQPTVSRALRGDPSVSEKTRERIREIARELNYTVDKNASSLRSQRSNTIALLFFEDETADESGINPFFLAMLGSITRACADRGLDLLISFQRMEDDWHTQYQDSHRADGLILLGYGDFSLYSKRLDQLVAQGTHFARWGSVRSDTTGGTIGSDNLGAGRLVAQHLLARGRRKIAFLGHADSHYPEFAHRYRGLCEGLEEAGIGAAQVPQFDAITTEAAGRDAARALISSGQEFDAIFAASDLIAIGAMQALADAGRKVPGDVAVVGFDDIPSASLTVPPLTTVSQDIRGAGKRLLETLLAKIEGETLPDARLPTQLVVRGTSPAEGDD from the coding sequence ATGGGCCGCAAGCCGAGCGGACGCCCCACCAGCTTCGATATCGCCTATGAGGCAGGGGTGTCCCAGCCCACCGTCAGCCGCGCGCTGCGCGGAGACCCCTCGGTCAGCGAAAAGACCCGCGAGCGTATACGCGAAATCGCGCGGGAGCTCAATTACACGGTCGACAAGAACGCATCCTCGCTCCGTTCGCAGCGCAGCAACACTATCGCGCTGCTCTTCTTCGAGGATGAGACGGCGGACGAGAGCGGGATCAACCCGTTCTTCCTGGCCATGCTGGGTTCCATCACCCGGGCCTGCGCGGATCGCGGGCTGGACCTGCTGATATCCTTCCAGCGCATGGAAGACGATTGGCATACCCAGTACCAGGACAGTCACCGTGCCGACGGCCTCATCCTGCTCGGCTATGGCGACTTCTCGCTCTATTCCAAGCGGCTGGACCAGCTGGTGGCACAAGGGACGCATTTTGCGCGCTGGGGCTCGGTCCGCTCCGATACGACCGGCGGCACGATCGGGTCGGACAATCTGGGTGCCGGGCGCCTTGTGGCCCAGCACCTGCTGGCGCGCGGCCGCCGCAAGATCGCCTTCCTGGGCCATGCGGATTCGCATTACCCAGAGTTTGCGCACCGCTACCGCGGGCTGTGTGAAGGGCTGGAGGAAGCGGGCATTGGCGCGGCACAAGTCCCGCAGTTCGATGCCATCACCACCGAAGCTGCCGGGCGCGACGCGGCCCGCGCCCTTATTTCCAGCGGGCAGGAATTCGACGCCATCTTCGCAGCGAGCGACCTGATTGCGATTGGCGCGATGCAGGCTCTTGCGGATGCGGGGCGCAAGGTGCCCGGCGATGTGGCCGTGGTGGGCTTTGACGACATTCCTTCCGCCAGCCTGACTGTGCCGCCGCTGACCACCGTCAGCCAGGACATTCGCGGCGCGGGCAAGCGCCTGCTGGAGACGCTGCTGGCCAAGATCGAGGGCGAGACCCTGCCCGATGCCCGCCTGCCAACGCAGCTGGTGGTACGCGGCACCTCGCCTGCGGAGGGTGATGACTGA
- a CDS encoding MFS transporter produces MPTRKPHMGKGGLAKISFGFFGIQIGFVLQNSNMSRIFQTVGASLDDLPALWVAAPLTGLIVQPIVGHLSDKTWNRFGRRRPYFTTGAVLAALSLFLMPFAPLFAAPLLFAAALLWVLDASLNIAMEPFRAFVGDMLDKSQHATGYAVQTAFIGAGAVVAAIFPWLLEQFGVSNVAAAGEIPDTVRWSFWAGAAALLFAVMWTVFTTKEYSPEEQAAFASADGAAEESLHAPAKLAEAGQGPSMAWIALGSGVAGATWAWGLEKELYLLGALLAAYGLLRGIGIVLAKGGRETGMLASIVGDFSGMPDLMKRLALVQFFSWSALFIMWIYSGPIVSQYFFGSADPTTVAYNEGANWWNVIYTVQNGVAAVAALVLLPFMAKRLGKVVTHMTCLLLGSLGFLAYFVLRDPNLLIVAEVLKGIAWASILAMPYAILASSLPQAKLGIYMGLFNVFIVVPQLLVATVMGTVMKAFFPEEPVWTMLFAAGSWTLAAFAMLRLRGRVPG; encoded by the coding sequence ATGCCCACTCGCAAACCGCATATGGGCAAGGGCGGACTTGCCAAAATCAGCTTCGGTTTCTTCGGCATCCAGATCGGCTTCGTGCTGCAGAATTCCAATATGAGCCGGATCTTCCAGACGGTCGGCGCATCGCTGGACGACCTGCCGGCGCTGTGGGTTGCCGCCCCGCTGACCGGCCTGATCGTGCAGCCGATCGTGGGCCATCTCTCGGACAAGACGTGGAACCGCTTCGGCCGCCGCCGCCCATACTTCACGACCGGCGCGGTGCTTGCGGCGCTTTCGCTGTTCCTGATGCCCTTCGCCCCGCTGTTTGCTGCGCCGCTGCTGTTTGCCGCCGCGCTGCTGTGGGTGCTCGATGCCAGCCTCAACATCGCGATGGAGCCATTCCGCGCCTTCGTGGGGGACATGCTGGACAAGTCGCAGCACGCGACAGGCTATGCCGTGCAGACCGCCTTCATCGGCGCAGGCGCGGTGGTTGCGGCGATCTTCCCGTGGCTGCTGGAACAGTTCGGCGTCAGCAATGTGGCGGCAGCGGGTGAGATACCGGACACCGTCCGCTGGAGCTTCTGGGCTGGGGCAGCCGCACTGCTGTTCGCGGTCATGTGGACCGTCTTCACCACGAAGGAATACAGCCCCGAAGAGCAGGCGGCCTTCGCGTCGGCAGACGGTGCCGCCGAGGAAAGCCTGCACGCGCCGGCGAAGCTGGCAGAGGCCGGACAGGGGCCGAGCATGGCGTGGATTGCGCTCGGCTCCGGCGTGGCGGGTGCCACCTGGGCATGGGGTCTGGAGAAGGAGCTTTACCTGCTCGGCGCCCTGCTGGCGGCTTACGGCCTGCTGCGCGGTATCGGCATCGTCCTGGCCAAGGGTGGGCGCGAAACGGGCATGCTGGCCAGCATCGTGGGCGATTTTTCCGGCATGCCGGACCTGATGAAGCGGCTCGCGCTGGTGCAGTTCTTCAGCTGGTCGGCGCTCTTCATCATGTGGATCTATTCCGGGCCGATCGTGTCGCAATATTTCTTCGGCAGCGCGGACCCCACTACCGTGGCCTATAACGAAGGCGCGAACTGGTGGAACGTGATCTACACCGTGCAGAACGGTGTCGCCGCCGTCGCTGCGCTGGTCCTGCTGCCTTTCATGGCGAAGCGGCTGGGCAAGGTTGTGACGCACATGACCTGCCTGCTGCTGGGCTCGCTGGGCTTCCTGGCTTATTTCGTGCTGCGCGATCCCAATCTGCTGATCGTGGCGGAGGTGCTGAAGGGCATCGCCTGGGCCAGCATCCTGGCCATGCCCTATGCCATTTTGGCGAGCAGCCTGCCGCAGGCGAAGCTGGGCATCTACATGGGCCTGTTCAACGTCTTCATCGTGGTGCCGCAATTGCTGGTGGCGACCGTGATGGGCACGGTAATGAAGGCCTTCTTCCCGGAAGAGCCGGTGTGGACCATGCTGTTCGCCGCCGGCAGCTGGACACTGGCTGCATTCGCCATGCTGCGCCTTCGCGGGCGCGTTCCTGGCTGA